One window of the Cryptomeria japonica chromosome 7, Sugi_1.0, whole genome shotgun sequence genome contains the following:
- the LOC131039824 gene encoding G-type lectin S-receptor-like serine/threonine-protein kinase SD2-5, producing the protein MLVYEFLPNGSLDKWIFANDTHQNVLDLKTRTKVALHIARGLTYLHEQCQQRIIHLDIKPQNILLDENFNAKVSDFGLAKLIDRDQSQVISMTRGTLGYMAPELLNKHVSVKADVFSFGIMLVEIVSGKKSRELSDDSLFSVLRNKAEEGRLSDFVGPGLKDEGVDADEEAVKMLRLGMLCIQDDLMSRPTMSTEVKKLEGMIELHSAPSTSSSPSDNPFPSTAKPDRLALSYAPPSSVLSGR; encoded by the coding sequence ATGCTGGTCTACGAGTTTCTACCAAATGGATCTCTGGATAAATGGATATTTGCCAACGATACCCATCAGAATGTGCTCGACTTGAAGACTAGAACCAAAGTCGCTCTTCATATAGCACGGGGTTTGACCTACTTACATGAGCAGTGTCAACAACGAATTATACATTTGGACATCAAACCCCAAAACATTCTTCTGGATGAAAATTTCAATGCCAAGGTCTCAGATTTTGGGCTGGCAAAATTGATCGACAGAGACCAAAGTCAAGTGATATCAATGACCCGAGGAACCCTAGGATATATGGCACCTGAATTATTAAACAAACACGTTTCTGTGAAGGCCGATGTATTCAGCTTTGGCATTATGTTGGTAGAAATTGTGAGTGGTAAGAAAAGCCGAGAGCTTTCAGATGACTCCTTGTTTTCAGTTTTACGAAATAAGGCCGAAGAAGGTAGATTGTCAGATTTTGTAGGTCCAGGACTCAAAGATGAAGGCGTAGACGCAGATGAGGAGGCAGtgaaaatgttgagattgggaATGCTTTGTATACAGGATGATTTGATGAGCAGACCAACGATGTCAACTGAAGTCAAGAAATTGGAGGGGATGATAGAGTTGCACAGTGCCCCCTCTACGTCGTCCTCTCCTTCAGACAATCCATTTCCATCCACGGCCAAACCTGATCGTTTGGCGCTCTCATATGCCCCTCCATCTTCTGTATTGTCTGGAAGATGA
- the LOC131039825 gene encoding G-type lectin S-receptor-like serine/threonine-protein kinase SD2-5 has translation MPSSYGYGGTTWTNNIQSLESWTPRSVGIGVVTVRSILLTNNISYGGESLRFGCGFFCYSSPCYTGYSFVVFFVIYKTNYTDPDDLQVVWTANRESPVKDNATLGLTSTGNLVLKGADSILVWSTDTFAQDFQGLMMEEIGNLVLFNSSNGTLWQSFDYPTDVLLQGQKFKVRQKLTANISPTNSSQGILYATLLSNGFAVFTAPAPPQMYFSYPSLPTTLNVEYMQFDNESVGYYPEGYPSNPLALSCLIPTNSLYFKICSDGHVLFYSFKRKTKVCLDDYLLRFTGALGTCDYPTKCGKYGIYTDGECSCQKRPMLLFRLIPTDPLWVVFHSVLWYDNSDDYSSGYCYLESNVYSLKMKTPSDAFYNSTAYIKVQRSSKHTKLSIIVWVWIARCRKAEQKQRRDESDHDEEDDDLNLRTRLPMRFSFQELQNTTNDISVRLGSGGFGSVYEGILHDGTKIAVKRLDRAGQGGKQFKAEV, from the exons ATGCCTTCTTCATATGGATATGGAGGAACCACGTGGACAAATAATATCCAGTCTTTAGAATCATGGACACCTCGATCAGTTGGCATAGGCGTAGTCACAGTCAGGTCAATTCTTCTCACCAATAATATCTCATATGGCGGTGAGAGTCTGCGGTTTGGATGCGGATTCTTCTGCTATTCTAGTCCTTGTTACACGGGCTACTCTTTTGTAGTTTTCTTTGTTATCTACAAAACTAATTATACTGATCCTGATGACCTGCAAGTGGTTTGGACAGCAAATAGGGAGAGTCCAGTGAAAGACAACGCAACCCTTGGACTCACCTCCACTGGGAATCTTGTGTTGAAGGGCGCAGATAGCATTCTAGTCTGGTCTACAGATACATTCGCCCAAGATTTCCAAGGATTGATGATGGAGGAAATAGGGAACCTAGTGCTCTTCAACAGCTCCAATGGAACACTGTGGCAGTCTTTCGACTATCCCACTGATGTGTTACTGCAAGGCCAGAAGTTTAAGGTGAGACAGAAGCTTACTGCAAACATTTCCCCCACCAATTCAAGCCAAGGGATTCTCTATGCAACCTTGCTTTCAAACGGTTTTGCAGTGTTTACAGCCCCTGCACCCCCTCAAATGTATTTTAGTTATCCCAGCCTACCCACAACTCTCAACGTAGAATATATGCAGTTTGACAATGAGTCGGTCGGTTACTACCCTGAAGGATATCCATCCAATCCCCTTGCACTCAGTTGTCTAATACCCACAAATTCCCTCTACTTCAAGATTTGTTCAGATGGGCATGTGCTGTTCTATTCTTTCAAACGGAAAACTAAAGTGTGTCTTGACGACTATTTGTTAAGATTTACTGGTGCGCTGGGTACATGTGACTACCCAACAAAATGTGGGAAATATGGTATCTACACAGATGGTGAGTGCAGCTGCCAAAAGAGGCCAATGCTTTTGTTCCGATTGATCCCTACAGACCCACTTTGGGTTGTGTTCCACTCAGTCCTCTG GTATGATAACTCTGACGATTATTCTAGTGGGTATTGTTATCTGGAGTCCAATGTTTATTCTCTTAAAATGAAAACTCCTAGTGATGCGTTTTACAATTCCACTGCTTACATTAAAGTTCAGAGAAGTTCCAAGCACACTAAGCTCTCCATTATAG TGTGGGTTTGGATAGCGAGATGCAGGAAAGCTGAGCAGAAGCAGAGAAGAGATGAAAGTGACcatgatgaagaggatgatgatctGAACTTGCGGACAAGGTTACCCATGCGGTTCTCATTCCAGGAATTGCAAAATACTACAAATGATATCTCCGTGAGGCTCGGCAGCGGGGGATTTGGTTCAGTTTACGAGGGCATTCTTCATGATGGCACAAAGATCGCAGTGAAGCGGCTTGACAGAGCAGGACAAGGGGGAAAACAATTTAAGGCCGAAGTGTAA